The genome window AAAGTTCCTTCTTTACCTGTTCCTCAACATGTAGAAACGGTTCCATCCTGTAACGATAAGTTCTTTGAAGATTTTACAGGAGATGCTCTTGAATTAATAAAGATTCTAATCGGTAAAGGAGTAAAACCAGAAATAGCAGAGGAGATCGTTAGGGAATCCTGTGGTCTTGATATAGAAACGGAAAAATTGGATCTAAATACTTCAACCTTTAAAGAGGCATTAGTAAATGGTATAGAAAAACGTATAAAGTTTTCAGGAGAATTTGATGTAAAACCTCCGGAGAAAGTGGTTTATGCTTTTGTTGGACCAACTGGAGTTGGAAAAACAACTAACCTCTTTAAGGTTGCTTCTCACTTTGTTTTAGAGAAAGACTTAAAGGTTGGCGTGATTACAACAGATACTTTTAAAGTTGGAGCAGTTCAACAAGTAAGAACTTATGCATCTATTCTTAACATTCCTTTTTTTGTGGTGAATGACTCAAAAAGATTAAGAGAAGTTTTGAATCAACTTGAGAATTTAGATGTCATACTAATAGATACCGTTGGAAGAAGTCATTATGATTACTGGCGTCTTGGAGAAATAAAAGCAACTCTTAGTAGCATAAACTTGCCAATGAACGTAATTTTAGTTATCAGCTGCAACTACGAAATTGGAGAAGCGGTAGAAGTGGTTAACAGATATAGAACTTTTTTCCCAGTAAGTTCTATCTTCTTTACAAAAATAGACGAGACGTCTTCTCCAGGAATTTTACTAAACTTGCCAATTCTTGTTGATTTGCCAGTTTCTTACATTAGTACAGGACAGAGAGTACCTGAGGATATGAAGCTTTTGACACCACAAGTAATTGCCGATTACATCTTAGGGAAGTAGATGGGAACTCAAGCAGAAAATTTAGTTAAGCTTGTAAAAAGAAAGTCTTCTGTATCTTCTAAATGTAAGGTCATATCCTTTGTTAGCGGTAAAGGAGGAGTAGGAAAAACCAACATTGCTATTTCTTTGGCTTATATATTAGCCAATTTCTTTTCAAAAAAAGTTTTACTTCTTGATGCAGATATTGGACTTGGGAATATTCATGTTTTGCTTGGGTTGAACAATAGCAAAAACCTCAAGAGTGTTTTTCTTGGAAAGACTTTGCAGGATATAGTTCAAAGGACTTTTGGTTTTGATGTCATCCTAGGGTTTTCTGGAATAGAAACGATAGAAGAACTGGAATCTACTGATACTTCCAACTTTGTTTTCCAGCTAGAAGAAATATTATCGGATTACGATTACGTTCTTATAGATAATTCTGCAGGGTTGAATAGGAATACAATAAGTTTTTCACGGGTTGCATCTACAACTTACGTGATTACAGCTCCAGAACCGACTGCTTTAACCGATGCTTATGCCTTTATAAAGTCTCTTTATAGGATTTACGGTTATGGTAATTTTAAGGTTGTAGTAAATATGTGTCGTTCTACATCCGAAGGTTTTGAAACTTTTGAGAGGCTTAAGTTTTCTTGTGAAAATTTTTTAGGAATATCTCCCCGTCTTGCAAGTGTCCTACCATTTTCAAAGAAGGTTAAGGAAGCTGTTTTAAGGAAACAAATAGTTGTTAAAGAATTTCCTTCGGATCCTTTTTCTGTAGGGTTAAAGAAAATTGCACAAGAGGAAACAGGAGAAGTGCTTCACGAAAGAAAAGAAAGTTTCATATCAAGATTGATCAGAGTTTTTAAAGAAGGAGCGTGAATGTACACAAAAACAAGAAAAGAACTCGTTTTGGAGTATCTTCCACTTGTTAAGAAGATAGCAAACAAAATATATAGGAGAATACCGGAAGGAGTTTTAGAATTTGATGAGCTTGTTAATGTAGGAGTCATAGGTCTAATAAAAGCTATAGAGAAATATGATGAGACGAAAGCAAAGTTTTCAACTTATGCTTACATAAAAATTAGGGGAGAGATACTTGACTTTTTGCGAAGTTTGGACTTTCTGCCAAGAAGCCTGAGAGAAAAGGTAAAAAATTCTGAAGACCTAAGAGAGTTAAAGGAAGAAATAATCTCTTTTATAAGTATAGAGGAACATCTTTTTGGGGATTCTGATAGGTTTAAAATAAAGGACATACTTACGTCAGACACGAGAACACCGGAAGAAGAAGTAATAGTCAAGGAGTTGAAGGAGAGACTTACAGGAGCTCTATCAAAACTTTCGGAGAGAGAACAGCTTATTCTGCAACTAATATTTGTTGAAGAACTTGATTTGAAGTCTATTTCAGAAATTCTCAACATATCGATTTCTCGGGTATCTCAAATAAAAACAGTAGCACTAAAGAAACTTAGTAAGTATCTGTCCAATTCGGT of Desulfurobacteriaceae bacterium contains these proteins:
- a CDS encoding flagellar biosynthesis protein FlhF, whose product is MSVRVYEGESLDSLIEKAKRELGEDIDILYYEIEKERNILPFFSKKKYRLFVMPKEKVEDSPSQKIEEELHELKEMLLSIKSSVLENKVPSLPVPQHVETVPSCNDKFFEDFTGDALELIKILIGKGVKPEIAEEIVRESCGLDIETEKLDLNTSTFKEALVNGIEKRIKFSGEFDVKPPEKVVYAFVGPTGVGKTTNLFKVASHFVLEKDLKVGVITTDTFKVGAVQQVRTYASILNIPFFVVNDSKRLREVLNQLENLDVILIDTVGRSHYDYWRLGEIKATLSSINLPMNVILVISCNYEIGEAVEVVNRYRTFFPVSSIFFTKIDETSSPGILLNLPILVDLPVSYISTGQRVPEDMKLLTPQVIADYILGK
- a CDS encoding MinD/ParA family protein encodes the protein MGTQAENLVKLVKRKSSVSSKCKVISFVSGKGGVGKTNIAISLAYILANFFSKKVLLLDADIGLGNIHVLLGLNNSKNLKSVFLGKTLQDIVQRTFGFDVILGFSGIETIEELESTDTSNFVFQLEEILSDYDYVLIDNSAGLNRNTISFSRVASTTYVITAPEPTALTDAYAFIKSLYRIYGYGNFKVVVNMCRSTSEGFETFERLKFSCENFLGISPRLASVLPFSKKVKEAVLRKQIVVKEFPSDPFSVGLKKIAQEETGEVLHERKESFISRLIRVFKEGA
- a CDS encoding sigma-70 family RNA polymerase sigma factor; the protein is MYTKTRKELVLEYLPLVKKIANKIYRRIPEGVLEFDELVNVGVIGLIKAIEKYDETKAKFSTYAYIKIRGEILDFLRSLDFLPRSLREKVKNSEDLRELKEEIISFISIEEHLFGDSDRFKIKDILTSDTRTPEEEVIVKELKERLTGALSKLSEREQLILQLIFVEELDLKSISEILNISISRVSQIKTVALKKLSKYLSNSV